One Cucumis melo cultivar AY chromosome 8, USDA_Cmelo_AY_1.0, whole genome shotgun sequence genomic window, TTAATTTGGAGAATCTCTCCTTCCTCTAAaagtttgattttcttttttacaataaTTTGGTGTGTTTTatcatttgaatttttgttccctccctttgttttcaaaattaaacagaCCGTTCAAATTAAAGCTAAGATGTTtgagaataattaattaatatataatttaagtTCTTTTTGGGATGTGGGATAATTATGGTTTTCAGCTAATGATGAAGCTGTCCCTTAAACTACAATGAATTTCCATTTAAGTTTGGGTCCCAAAGAAAGGGTATAACTGCATCATGGAGGATAAAATGGAGACAATAGATTCAGTGACTTTATATCTTGAAATTTTAAAGCCATTTTCTTTTGGCTTTTGGCTTTTATCTTGTCATTTTTCTTCACTTCTATTCAAACTGAGCTTTCCCCTTCTATCTGATCATCTCGTAGGCCTTTGAATAGAATACAGACATAGaaacaaacaaattcaataATGAAAGTTAAAATGGGATACTTTTGTTTCGTCAATCCAAACATAGCTAAAGCTAAATcaataaaacaataatatacGATTTGGCTTGAGCATTATgttatttaatttggttatggACTTAGTAATGTATATCTTTCAAAATCGAAGTTATGAATCCTCTAATATACTAAAAATTTCATGAAGTTCTAAAAtgagtttttttcttctttcttaaatTAAGTAACAAGTACATTTAATTCATTGATCAAAGTTTTATAGAGTTTACATTAATAATAATCCTTCCTCCATCTCACTTAATCTTGCTGCTTTTATATAGTTTTGCTTCTCTCTGGCTCATCTCCTTTGTTTGGATTGTTTATTTCTTCTGTTTTTATTCGTATATTAATGAATAGGACGTTGGATACATGATAGGAGTATTATGAATATGCCGAACATGTTAAGATATTTTAATTAGTGCACTTTATTGATTCACACGGTTCTATGTAATTCAATTTTATAACCATTTAGTACATGCGTTGATTTATTGTTACTACACATATCAATAAATTGATTAGagattaaatatttataaagtataGGGTAAGAATGAATAAACTATTATAAATTTGAAAGTAGAAATGCaaaataatacaaatgaaaATTAATACTTTCATAAAATAGAAGACAAAAAGAAGTAAAGGGATCTAAATGGGCTGACGTGATTAGAATCAAGTCAGTATCGTGCCATATTGTCTTTATTAGTTGGCCCAAAAGTACACTACCATACACAAACACACACCACCCAACTGAATCCAATCAACCCACATATAGTTGCTTCTCCTCTTCTTTCAATCAATTTCATCACGTAAAAATTAAAGTACACATATTCAAACATTTCAATTATCTAATTACTACCATAAATTCCCCAACTAATTCAAATCAATTTCCTAACAAttcacttaattaattattataaccCAACATTTTGTGCGTTGATGCCAAAACCACATTTGGTTTCTtctaatatattaattaaattggaagacaaatatatatatatatatatatatatataataagaatAAAAGGAAGACCCTCTCAATTACGCCAAATTAGACCAAAgatggaaaaataaaataacataaactTAGGTTtggaaaattattaaaaaatgagTGTGAAAGGGAGTTCGTATGGGGAAGGTGATGTTAATGTAATCTTAGTCGGAATGTTTTTAAATGACAACAATATACATTATGACAAAAACATTCTATTAACATTAAAGAAACACAACACGACAAATATATAGTCCAATGTAGAATGAGAAGAAGACATTCTAGCAGTGgttgtgtttttcttttatatatatatatattaattattatgctGACTCATGCTTCACCGACaatatagttttatttttgctcttaatttttttttgtcccTTCCTATACACTATACATATATGTATTATTGTGATTTGAACCAATACATTAAATTATCTACTAAGGTCGTTTTATTTGGTTGCCTTCGAAGCAACCTCGAACCTATTCAACATGTTCTTTCCCGTGAAAATTTGTACTACACAAAATCaggagatatatatatatatatatatataatattccATTCTTGAGTCTCGATCcatattttttgtttgatttgaaATGTCTACTATGcaatatttaaaatgatttttttttctttttgaatttttactgAATGTTGTTTTCTATATGCATTTATTTTTCAtaccaaaagaagaaaaagtataGTTAATTTATATTTGCAATGAGAATGTAAACCTAAAGCCATCTCCTTGGCTACAAAAGGAAATGATTATCTCTGCCCAATagaaataagaataaaaaaaagggaaaaagggggaaaaaaagTTCAATATGCCATGTCAAAATTGAAAAAGCCTAAACGAGCATTCGATGTTTAAAAAATCTAATACAAAAATGGTATATCCAAATCTTAAAATATCAATTCACCTGACAACTTAAACCGAATAGGTGATGGTATATTTAATATAACACCAaacgttaaaaaaaaaaatcactatcTTAAGAAGACATGTTAAAGATCTCacattaaaataaaatcaataataGAACCTCACAATCTTTACTACATTTAcctatttaaaatttatcaaacttTTTTTGTTCACGGTGTGAGTGAGACAATGAATGTAtcgaatttttaaatttaaaattgaaataacaaatttaatattaattgagTTATATGTGTGGATGGATGATGTTGACCTATTTGAAGACTCTAATTTGGTTCGTGGTACTATACGTTGCAACTCAAATGAATGGTATAGGATAAACGGTTGAATATTGCAAGTGAGAAGTAGAATGATAGTGAAAAGAGAAGGGTTAGAAGAAAGGAAGTGGGTACGGTAATGATGGAATGATGGGAGGGAAGAAGGGGGTGAACGTGAAGGTGGccattttagttcaacaaaTATGGGTTTTTATAATCAAAAGCTGCTGGGGATCATCAACAAACGCATTCATGCTGAAGACACACACAATTCCATGCAATCATACCAAAATGTGTGGGGGGGAAAATAGACAAccatatattaataaataaaaaatggtcATTTTGAGTcaacaatatatattaaattggaagagagaaaaaaaaaaaaaaagttaattattATGTGATGTGGGCAAAGGGGCAGCTGTGTGTGTGCTGGGTGACCAAATGATGGGTGGCAGTGGCAGGGTACCCGCTGAGTCATAGGGCCAATGTGATGTGTTTCTTTGTattatatgtatgtgtgtgtgtgtgtgtgggtgGGTCCTTCACTCCACTCGTGCATGCCTTTGATTTAACTACTCCAATTGCCTCTACCCTCCTATCTTCATCTACAAATATCTATTTTAATGATGAATCACACAGCTTTCACCATAATTTAGTAAACTATGAAATATTTCGATATCGTTTGAGCTCACAACTTGGATTATATGAGTTACGGTAGGATATATTCTAACACATTCAATCTTAAATGTTTCcttgtttgttttttataaaCGTGTAGTTCGTTAAGTTTCTAAATATCGAATTTTAAAAGTCGCAAATTAATTAGATGTCAATTTAAAGATTATGAATTgagtttgaattattttttgatCGAAAATCATGAGACGAACTCCTTTCCTAGATTCACTTTAAACACTCCACaaataagttaaaagagaaCTGCTAAAACGATTTAAGATGCAGTGCACCAAAATGCAAGAACATAAGAGTAGAGTAATGATGTTCTCCCATCACAAAAGCAATGAGTCAACACATTTGAAGATATGATGATTGCGCCCCTGCTTCAGCTTAAAGCACAGCCAAATCCCCCAATTAAATTGCCCCATCGatttgttgaactaaaaaaattgTGTCCTACAAATTAAAACACTGATTATATAAATCTTTCCACTGAGAGGTCAATATTTTACTTTCCTTTTCATAATCATTTTGTAACTTTCAAATTCcctttacaattttttttttctatttaatctttttacatatatataattttgaatattttttgctaaatttcaaagttatctttttaagGTACTTTCCAAATTAACAAAAGGAGTTTGCTATAACTTTTTAAGGTAActctttaaaattttcaatttcactTTTTATGAAGAGAGTTTTTCTTCCATTATCTTCTTATTGCCATTCCACTAAAcactttaaaaataataatgttgaatttacaaatattaagtTTTATGAGGTGGTGTGTTAGTTATAGTTACATTTTAATaggtctattttttttttatttggtaataaaaaaaaaacacattttgAGCTAGTTAAAATATTGTTGGGAGTATGTCATGTAAACATGGTAATTGGTTTTAGAAAATACATGTTATCTTACAGATAGGTGTGTCTGTATACGTACTCAATTGAAACAaaatcataaattttaaaaacaaaattaaaaattatttatgttGTACGATGATATTTTTGCATTGCTACATATAGGAAAAGTGAAAAATGTTTACTTTTACTCGCTTAGAATACATGGATCATTAGAAGTAATTATTGCTCTTTAGATCACGGTCTTTAGGACAAAGAATGAATAATTATAGTtggattataataatttatgtttgatgtgtttattattttattttaagttaTAGTAGTATAAAATGTGGTATATAGTTCAATAAATTACTCATCGTCTAACCGAATAAATGAATATCACAACACATTCCCTTCCTTCCCaaataacaataaaaagaaTTACCCCATATGCCTATCATTGCTGCACACAATAACATATACTAAAAATTGAAAAGGCTGCATTTTTATGCACAATCCAActacaaaatacaaaaacaatCTTCCAACTATCATAATTAACCAAAGCTTAATAAGCTCTACTTCCACCCTTTATGTACtttttccaaaattcaaatgttacctaaaaagatatatataggagcactatttaaacaaaaaaaaaaaaccgaatcacaaaaggaaaaaaaaaaacttgtgcAGCCAACTTTTACAGAGAGCCACATTCATTTGTCTGCCTCGATTATCAtcacgaagaagaagaagaagaagaagcataTTTATTCTCTTCTTTTAAGGGTCGTCTCTCACCTCAGTCTCAAAGCACTTTGGCATGCAGTACCATTTAATAATCTCTATACACATTTTCAAAAAGCTAAGGGTCTCCAATCTCAAACAAAAAGTACTACAAAACCATACATACCATAATCATAACACTCTCTTTAATCAAACCAATAAAgtgttgaagaagaaaaaaaacctaACCCAACCAAGTTGTTCCTTTTCTTTGCCTGTATTAATACACACATTGACATTACAACAAAACCTATGTTTAGTTTAGCTCCCCTAGGCTCTTGTTCCTACTTATACAACATCtcatcaaatttaattaattatatacctTCAAATTCCATATAATTTTCCTCACAAGAGCTGGCTCTATGGAATTTCATACAACACATATCTACCCCAGTTCTAACTCACTTCAAACCAAATGAATGATTTCAAAGCATATgatcatatatataatatcaaaGGTAAGATCTTTCagggtttttttttcctcaaaaaaaaaaaagaatccaaATTCCTCAGATTTGTGATCTTTGGTATCTGCTGCCTTTAAATCATGTCATGGAGGAGGACAAAATCCCGGCATATAATCAGGCCATTGGTTAATTGTAGCATTGTTGGTGGAGGTGGCCGCCGCGAGGGTGGCGTTGTTCTCGCCAGCTGGCCAGACAACCGCGTCTCCGGTGGCAGCCATAGGGTTAGAAATAGAATTATTGTTGATGTAGCTTTCTGACCACCCTGCCGCCGGAGATGACGAATTTGCATCGGCCTTTCCCGACGACTGATCCATCATGTCATAGATTATTTCTGGGCCTTGTGAAGATGATCCAAATGAATTAATCCAGCTTGAAGATGACAATAACTCCCCACCTGCTCCATCAAAAAACCCCATCATAAAAATTGCATCTTTCAATTAATccaagaagaaagggaagaaagatTTAATTACAATCAAAACAAAGGTTAAATTTTATTATCCTCTCTATCAAAATTTCTAGCTTCCACACCTCCTATTAATACTCACCCGAATTGAAAAACGACGGCGGCGTGATAACAGGAGTACCCGAAAAGATTACGTGTTGTGAAGTTGTTGTTGATAAACTCAACGGGACTATCTGCGGCGGCGGTAGTACTGGTGACGCGGAAGTTTGTACCAACGACGACTTTACAGAACTATTGTTATTGGATGATTGTGAGGATTGCTTCAGTCGTTTCCCCTTGCGACAACCACCGCCGACGGGGACGTTCCGTAGAGTGCCACCGTGAGTCCAATACCTTCTACAAGTCTTGCAAAGATAACGAGGCTGAGACAAACTGTAGTTATTGTAATAACAAAACTTAGTATTTAGAGAATCACAACGAGGACATTTTTGAGGCTGTGGTTGAACTTGATCTTGCACTTGTACACTCTTCAATCTCCGATCTTGATACTGCATATTATCTCTCAACCAAATTCCGCTTCTCTTTTTTGGGAGGGGAGGGAAATAATTCAGGTTTTTTTGGGGGATTTCAGAGAAATAAACGGAGAGAATTTTAGTTTCAAGAAACTAAAGGTACAAACTTGCCACTTCTATGCATGAATCAGCAGCAGCTAGCTAgggtttttctttctttcttttttttttaagatgggaatttgaatttaatttgtgaAGGGAAAACaaagaatctgaaattttgcaAAATGATGTTGAATTTCAGAGACACAGAAGTACGGCATGTATTATtggagagaaaaaaatgatggtctgaataagaaaagaaaatccaGCCAAAAATATCATCACATAGCTTTAAACAATAACCCAAAAGATCTAATTTTGCTAAGTAGAAGGATatttacacacacacatatatataatggAGAATCTGAGAACTTGGCGGCGATCAACGACACGGCGGCGTGGGTGGTGGCTGCTGATAGATCGGAGGTGGAAGGAGTTGATGTATAATAATTAATTCTCTTTGTGTCTCTTGAGAAGTTTTGCTTTCTgagaattgttttttttttttttttttttttttgagttgtGCTAAAtcttctctctatttttttttttttttggtgacATCATTTCAACAAATTGGATATTTGACATTTATATCTTATCATCCATTGGAGTGGGACTGGTAGGGTGTATGACCTTTCATTCTAAGGGCTTCTTAATTGAATTAGACCTTATTTTGTgacttaaataattaaatattaaaattcaaaatttttaattatcttaaatgGACCCAATTTCCAATTAAAAGTCTCCACTTC contains:
- the LOC103484513 gene encoding dof zinc finger protein DOF1.4-like; this encodes MQYQDRRLKSVQVQDQVQPQPQKCPRCDSLNTKFCYYNNYSLSQPRYLCKTCRRYWTHGGTLRNVPVGGGCRKGKRLKQSSQSSNNNSSVKSSLVQTSASPVLPPPQIVPLSLSTTTSQHVIFSGTPVITPPSFFNSGGELLSSSSWINSFGSSSQGPEIIYDMMDQSSGKADANSSSPAAGWSESYINNNSISNPMAATGDAVVWPAGENNATLAAATSTNNATINQWPDYMPGFCPPP